From Bifidobacterium sp. ESL0790, one genomic window encodes:
- a CDS encoding metalloregulator ArsR/SmtB family transcription factor, with amino-acid sequence MGVQTTLSALADPARREILQLLRQRVMNAGELAEATGLSASRLSYHLRKLKEAELVTDSRDGTTIWYEPNLTVLDDTIVWMKELRRDSQIEKASRYKTSSSKKRKSRSTEIRTTKKAKS; translated from the coding sequence ATGGGAGTGCAAACCACGTTGTCGGCGCTCGCGGACCCGGCGCGACGAGAGATTCTTCAGTTGCTACGACAGAGGGTCATGAACGCCGGCGAGCTTGCGGAGGCCACGGGACTTTCGGCGTCACGGCTTTCGTACCATCTGCGCAAGCTCAAGGAGGCCGAACTGGTCACCGACAGCCGGGACGGCACGACCATCTGGTACGAGCCAAACCTGACCGTTCTCGACGACACCATCGTCTGGATGAAGGAGCTTCGTCGCGACAGCCAGATTGAGAAGGCCTCGCGATATAAGACAAGTTCCTCGAAGAAGAGGAAGTCGCGGTCGACCGAAATTCGAACGACGAAAAAGGCCAAGTCATAA
- a CDS encoding SdpI family protein, which produces MSQFTSGHNDEERTMKNLDEKQGLDARTTNGHGGNNLDKHESSTEPSKSGSVQGNLEKRQNQDVQTENENYQKEGLSLVSSLRNIHGWNIVMAALGLLPLIAYLLLFPYMPNKVPMHAGPDGVDRWGSKTEGLFLPIFSVLMCVVWVAIEMWTARSTAKRGNNDSTSTIRATAIGGCLVFVVINVINGIFIWDAFARVNAHGAGGPELPTGQIINVTLGLVFIVSGNLLPYAKPNRVTGVRIPGAYASREAWRRCQRFGGLAFIVAGIVIVIIGITCRGDAVNVFALLGVMLIMLVVVLAYGPYAARKYGDIGGPINEDD; this is translated from the coding sequence ATGTCGCAGTTCACGTCTGGCCACAACGACGAAGAAAGAACGATGAAAAATCTTGATGAGAAGCAAGGTTTAGACGCGCGTACCACTAATGGGCACGGCGGTAACAACCTCGACAAGCATGAAAGCTCCACCGAACCAAGCAAGAGCGGGAGCGTGCAAGGCAACCTTGAGAAAAGGCAAAACCAAGATGTCCAAACCGAAAATGAAAACTACCAAAAAGAAGGCCTGTCTCTCGTAAGCAGCCTCCGCAACATCCATGGTTGGAATATCGTGATGGCCGCGCTTGGCCTGTTGCCTCTTATCGCGTATCTGCTGCTCTTCCCCTATATGCCAAATAAGGTGCCGATGCATGCCGGACCGGATGGAGTCGATCGATGGGGAAGCAAGACGGAGGGGCTGTTCCTGCCGATTTTCTCCGTATTGATGTGCGTGGTTTGGGTGGCGATAGAGATGTGGACGGCTCGGTCCACGGCCAAACGTGGCAACAATGACTCGACTTCAACAATCCGCGCCACGGCCATTGGCGGTTGCCTGGTATTCGTGGTGATCAATGTGATCAATGGGATTTTCATCTGGGACGCGTTCGCCAGAGTGAACGCCCACGGAGCCGGCGGACCCGAGCTTCCGACAGGGCAGATCATCAACGTCACGCTCGGTCTGGTGTTCATCGTCAGCGGCAATCTGCTGCCGTACGCCAAGCCCAACAGGGTCACCGGCGTGAGAATCCCAGGCGCCTACGCAAGCCGCGAAGCATGGCGGCGGTGCCAGCGTTTCGGCGGACTGGCGTTCATCGTCGCGGGCATCGTGATCGTCATTATTGGCATCACATGCAGGGGAGACGCCGTCAACGTCTTCGCATTGCTGGGCGTCATGCTCATCATGCTCGTGGTGGTTCTTGCCTATGGCCCCTATGCTGCCCGCAAATACGGCGACATCGGCGGCCCGATCAACGAGGATGATTGA
- a CDS encoding SdpI family protein, with protein sequence MRTLNNNQAEVQKPSDDESIMIEQQTSWKAVIFGAKNWNLAMVLLAFLPLIVYLLALPYMPSTIPMHYNGKNELDHWGSKYEGLFIALMALLFCAIWLLCEIPLERSVRKQSNSDMSPRTTVRMWIMGGCCVCLMSNIMNIWIIADAFSKGNMGSDIPLGPIMNVVTGLALIIFGNVMPGIKPNGWSGMRMPGAFKSRESWRRCQRFGGFEFIVGGIVLIAVGLVAHSSRFVGRYAILVVGLAIVAAFAVYSVYAGKKYGGIGGPLNRK encoded by the coding sequence ATGCGAACGCTCAACAATAATCAGGCAGAAGTTCAAAAACCTAGCGACGACGAATCCATAATGATCGAACAGCAGACCAGTTGGAAAGCTGTGATTTTTGGCGCCAAAAACTGGAATCTTGCGATGGTGCTTCTTGCTTTCTTGCCCTTGATTGTCTATCTGCTGGCCTTGCCGTACATGCCGAGCACCATACCTATGCATTACAACGGTAAGAACGAGCTCGACCACTGGGGCAGCAAATACGAGGGGCTCTTCATCGCTTTGATGGCACTGCTCTTTTGTGCGATTTGGTTGCTGTGTGAGATTCCCCTTGAACGTTCCGTACGCAAACAGTCGAATTCGGATATGAGCCCGAGAACAACGGTGCGCATGTGGATCATGGGTGGGTGCTGCGTATGTCTGATGTCCAATATTATGAACATTTGGATCATCGCCGATGCCTTCAGCAAAGGAAACATGGGTTCCGACATACCGTTGGGGCCAATCATGAATGTGGTCACCGGCTTGGCACTCATCATTTTCGGCAACGTCATGCCGGGTATAAAACCGAATGGATGGTCCGGCATGCGTATGCCGGGAGCCTTCAAAAGCCGCGAGTCGTGGCGTCGTTGCCAACGTTTTGGCGGGTTCGAGTTCATCGTCGGAGGAATCGTCCTGATTGCCGTAGGTCTCGTCGCCCATTCATCTCGTTTCGTCGGCAGGTATGCCATCCTTGTTGTCGGTTTGGCAATAGTGGCTGCGTTCGCGGTCTATAGCGTTTACGCCGGTAAGAAATACGGCGGAATCGGCGGTCCGCTAAACCGAAAATAG
- a CDS encoding Abi family protein has translation MLIGSGEIEHAMKTRFNLLLMSTAMDGYKLTADFEISEKEFYQTRFHTSFSLQNSMNKNRYNQWMIEKYSSHIPPWVVWETCPFYLNIAFYRYFLKQSRYHDVIFTTLDGVRHLRNAAAHHNCLLIPTSQSINPTEQLAPLLMNLFETSNVNNDSAMTLAKSDPLIHDFACLICTNVNLIRDSAHNSAVLAATDLLKNLVNLYANYQTENHLYKQPEAVISLLSAFVNIDRNTPCLLTSRPTRKQGRRLIKRKDNK, from the coding sequence GTGTTGATTGGAAGCGGCGAAATAGAACATGCAATGAAGACACGATTCAATCTGTTGCTGATGAGTACAGCGATGGATGGTTATAAATTGACGGCAGACTTTGAAATAAGTGAGAAAGAATTCTATCAAACTCGTTTTCATACCTCGTTTTCGCTTCAAAATTCAATGAATAAAAATAGGTACAACCAGTGGATGATAGAAAAATACAGTTCCCATATCCCACCTTGGGTTGTCTGGGAAACTTGCCCATTTTATTTGAACATTGCGTTTTATCGATATTTTCTTAAACAGAGCCGTTATCACGATGTTATTTTCACGACTTTGGATGGAGTCAGACATTTGCGTAACGCTGCAGCTCATCACAATTGTCTGCTTATTCCCACTTCGCAGTCAATTAATCCTACAGAACAATTGGCCCCTTTGCTGATGAATCTATTCGAAACCAGCAACGTAAATAATGATTCAGCAATGACGCTAGCCAAGTCTGATCCCTTAATACACGATTTCGCCTGTCTGATCTGCACCAACGTGAATCTCATCCGTGATTCTGCACATAATTCTGCAGTATTAGCTGCTACTGATCTTCTGAAAAATCTTGTAAACTTATATGCTAATTATCAAACGGAAAACCATCTATACAAACAGCCGGAAGCCGTCATCTCCTTACTTTCAGCATTCGTAAATATTGATAGAAACACTCCTTGTCTGTTGACAAGTCGACCAACCAGAAAGCAAGGCAGAAGGCTCATCAAGCGGAAAGATAACAAATAG
- a CDS encoding LysR family transcriptional regulator, producing the protein MTLLQLKYIVKIVECGSMNEASHELYVSQPALSSSVKELEHEMGIEIFTRSSQGIALTVDGAEFLTYARQVLDQAELMEERYKHAKPRKQLCSVSTQHYMFAVEAFVEMINSNKSDEYEFTLRETRTRDIIDQVANMLSEIGILYLSDFNKDVIGKLLRGKHLEFHPLFRAPLHVFLSRSNPLATKKKVTMDDLKPYPFIQYEQGEEGSFYFAEEAVWPKDSPKLITVTDRATILNFIIGLNGYTVCTGIDNGDLNNEKIVTVPLDTDETMLLGWISNERANLSNAAESYLAKLKSVIASHGYQLIG; encoded by the coding sequence ATGACACTGCTGCAACTGAAATACATCGTGAAGATCGTCGAGTGCGGCTCGATGAACGAGGCCTCGCACGAGCTCTACGTCTCCCAGCCGGCGCTGAGCTCGTCGGTCAAGGAACTCGAGCACGAGATGGGCATCGAGATCTTCACCCGCTCGTCGCAGGGCATCGCGCTCACCGTCGACGGCGCGGAATTCCTCACGTATGCGCGCCAAGTACTTGATCAGGCCGAGCTCATGGAGGAGCGCTACAAGCACGCCAAGCCCCGCAAGCAGCTCTGCAGCGTCTCCACCCAGCATTACATGTTCGCCGTCGAGGCGTTCGTCGAGATGATCAACTCCAACAAATCCGACGAATACGAGTTCACGCTGCGCGAGACCCGCACGCGCGACATCATCGACCAGGTCGCCAACATGCTCTCCGAGATCGGCATCCTCTACCTCTCCGATTTCAACAAGGACGTCATCGGCAAGCTGCTGCGCGGCAAGCACCTCGAGTTCCATCCGCTCTTCCGCGCGCCGTTGCACGTCTTCCTCTCGCGCAGCAATCCGCTCGCCACGAAGAAGAAGGTCACGATGGACGATCTCAAGCCCTATCCGTTCATCCAGTACGAGCAGGGCGAGGAGGGCAGTTTCTACTTCGCGGAGGAGGCCGTGTGGCCCAAGGACTCCCCCAAGCTCATCACCGTCACCGACCGCGCCACGATCCTGAACTTCATCATCGGGCTCAACGGCTACACGGTGTGCACCGGCATCGACAACGGCGACCTCAACAACGAGAAGATCGTCACCGTCCCGCTTGACACCGACGAGACGATGCTGCTCGGCTGGATCAGCAACGAGCGCGCCAACCTCTCCAACGCCGCCGAAAGCTACCTCGCCAAGCTCAAGTCGGTAATCGCCAGCCACGGCTACCAGCTGATTGGGTGA
- a CDS encoding HAD family phosphatase, translated as MTNQVNSEGTPIDGGIVAESHNQRVTDVIFDFCGVLVDLDYRPCLQGHSPADVVDKLCADEDDVYGFFAAEARMDAGEDFAVVIKDYRRDYGDDLATMFRYYIEHYDDALPRMIPGMERLLNDLSDHGYRLWGLTNWSGETFHFAFEKFPQIKKLLGGTIVSGAEKMHKPNADIYELALSRFGLDAGHCVFFDDTAANVAGAEAVGINGCRFTGADDARKQLKELGVHL; from the coding sequence ATGACTAACCAGGTGAACAGCGAAGGTACGCCGATTGATGGAGGCATCGTTGCTGAGTCTCATAACCAGCGCGTCACGGACGTGATCTTCGACTTCTGCGGCGTGCTGGTCGACCTTGATTACCGTCCGTGTCTGCAAGGGCATTCCCCGGCCGATGTCGTGGACAAATTATGCGCCGATGAAGATGATGTCTACGGATTTTTCGCCGCTGAGGCCCGCATGGACGCCGGCGAGGATTTCGCCGTGGTCATCAAGGATTATCGACGTGATTATGGCGACGATTTGGCCACGATGTTCCGGTACTATATCGAACACTACGACGACGCGCTCCCCCGCATGATTCCAGGCATGGAGCGGTTGCTCAACGATTTGAGCGACCATGGATACCGCTTATGGGGCCTGACGAATTGGTCGGGCGAGACCTTCCACTTCGCCTTCGAGAAATTCCCGCAGATCAAGAAATTGCTAGGCGGCACCATCGTCTCCGGCGCGGAAAAGATGCACAAGCCCAACGCCGACATCTATGAGCTGGCGCTGAGCCGTTTTGGCCTCGATGCCGGGCATTGCGTGTTCTTCGACGACACCGCCGCCAACGTCGCTGGAGCCGAGGCCGTCGGCATCAACGGTTGCCGGTTCACTGGCGCTGACGACGCACGAAAGCAGCTGAAAGAGCTCGGCGTACATCTGTGA
- a CDS encoding bifunctional ADP-dependent NAD(P)H-hydrate dehydratase/NAD(P)H-hydrate epimerase, whose protein sequence is MDERMADLKRQQQLRHNAYDVETVRGLERPLLDRGVPLMRMAASAAAHVTADLLEDNGIEVASARVVLLAGAGDNGGDGLYAAAHLANAGAQVTAVAVGKTLHLAGLVAFTHAGGRLLVLDPNSKIPGGANGFSAGEAGERLKTSIGLASRADVVLDAMTGIGVHGALRGLAATMAHELRKVVEKPANKPASMPLSATVSDDDTAPLVVAIDTPSGMDVDGGTLPGDFIPADVTTMFGAMKPCAMLPPASFACGRVVLVDFGFDISHAKPAITAMDEQAANLLRQPEPTDSKYSRGVAGLITGSARYPGAAVLSSRAAVRSNVGMVRYIGPANASDMVLRNTPEIVIGKGHVQAWAVGSGVPTGAALGNETIGRHGSPSQDSQRSAIAALLSHYSLDDSTRSASQTSEAIDFDKEPWSMPPICVDAGALDLLPERVPAHVVITPHAGEMAALLASRGEEVEVDDILAEPLRWAKKAHELTGATVLLKGAVTIVVGDAELRQASGEPSDSGNADKCGTEPFVLVSGSGPSWLATAGAGDVLAGLMAGMLAQQGDDALQRNPKLCVATAAAASYIHGYAAQLASDGDQCGWRAPQIFDATDDEDDDDPGHPIVASDVVTVLPKAIGRLLAL, encoded by the coding sequence ATGGACGAGCGCATGGCGGATTTGAAACGGCAGCAACAGTTGCGCCACAACGCCTACGACGTGGAGACGGTACGTGGCTTGGAACGGCCGCTGCTCGACCGGGGCGTGCCGCTGATGCGTATGGCCGCCTCCGCAGCCGCGCACGTGACCGCCGACCTGCTTGAAGATAACGGCATCGAGGTGGCGAGCGCGCGAGTCGTGCTGCTCGCCGGGGCTGGAGATAACGGCGGCGACGGACTGTACGCCGCGGCTCATTTGGCCAACGCCGGTGCCCAAGTGACCGCGGTGGCTGTTGGTAAAACGCTTCATCTCGCGGGGCTTGTAGCCTTCACCCATGCGGGCGGGCGGCTTTTGGTGCTCGATCCGAATTCCAAGATTCCCGGTGGAGCGAACGGTTTCAGCGCCGGAGAAGCCGGGGAACGGCTGAAAACCTCCATTGGTCTCGCCTCGCGGGCCGACGTGGTGCTCGACGCGATGACCGGCATCGGCGTGCACGGCGCGTTGCGCGGCCTGGCCGCGACCATGGCCCACGAATTGCGCAAGGTTGTCGAGAAACCGGCCAATAAACCTGCTTCCATGCCGCTTTCCGCAACGGTTTCCGACGACGACACCGCTCCCTTGGTGGTCGCCATCGATACGCCCTCGGGCATGGACGTGGATGGTGGCACGTTGCCCGGCGACTTCATCCCCGCTGATGTCACGACGATGTTCGGAGCGATGAAGCCTTGCGCCATGCTGCCGCCGGCGTCGTTCGCGTGCGGACGTGTGGTGCTGGTCGATTTCGGCTTCGACATCAGCCACGCGAAGCCTGCGATTACGGCGATGGACGAGCAGGCGGCCAATCTTTTGAGGCAACCTGAACCCACTGATTCCAAGTATTCGCGGGGCGTCGCCGGGCTCATCACCGGATCGGCCCGCTACCCCGGAGCGGCCGTGCTTAGTTCAAGGGCTGCGGTGCGCTCGAACGTGGGTATGGTGCGCTATATCGGCCCCGCCAACGCCAGCGACATGGTGCTGCGCAACACTCCTGAGATCGTCATCGGCAAAGGCCACGTGCAGGCGTGGGCCGTCGGTTCCGGCGTGCCGACCGGGGCCGCGCTCGGCAATGAGACCATTGGACGTCACGGTTCGCCGTCGCAGGATTCGCAACGTTCCGCGATCGCCGCGCTGCTCTCGCATTATTCATTGGACGATTCGACGCGATCCGCATCTCAGACCTCCGAGGCAATCGATTTTGACAAGGAACCTTGGAGCATGCCTCCCATCTGCGTGGACGCCGGGGCTTTGGATCTGCTGCCCGAGCGCGTTCCGGCACATGTGGTCATCACGCCTCACGCCGGCGAAATGGCCGCGTTGCTGGCCTCACGAGGCGAAGAGGTCGAGGTCGACGACATTCTTGCGGAGCCGTTGCGTTGGGCGAAGAAGGCGCACGAACTCACCGGAGCCACCGTGTTGCTGAAAGGCGCGGTCACCATCGTGGTCGGCGATGCCGAGCTTCGACAGGCATCCGGCGAACCTAGTGATAGCGGTAATGCCGATAAGTGCGGAACAGAGCCGTTTGTTCTGGTATCCGGTAGCGGTCCATCCTGGCTGGCCACGGCCGGAGCCGGCGACGTGTTGGCCGGGCTCATGGCTGGCATGCTCGCCCAGCAGGGTGACGACGCGTTGCAGCGCAATCCGAAACTGTGTGTCGCCACAGCCGCGGCCGCTAGTTACATCCATGGTTATGCCGCCCAGCTCGCGTCCGATGGCGACCAATGCGGTTGGCGGGCTCCGCAGATTTTCGACGCCACCGATGACGAGGATGACGATGATCCCGGCCACCCCATCGTCGCCTCGGATGTCGTCACAGTCTTGCCGAAGGCCATCGGCCGGTTGCTCGCGCTTTGA
- a CDS encoding ABC-F family ATP-binding cassette domain-containing protein codes for MAIEGKGLEIQIGARTLLNPTDFHVNKGDKIGLVGRNGAGKTTLTRVITGDMLPSAGKVRISGKLGYLPQDTHADDPEQTALDRMMSARDIASIIKRMRKAEKDMTSEDPKVMEKAMDKYDKAMQAFEKAGGYAAQSEAISMAASLGLPNETMQQPIGTLSGGQKRRIELARILYSDADTLILDEPTNHLDADSIEWLRGYLKRFEGGFLVISHSTELLDEVVNKVWHLDAQTAQIDMYSLGWKAYLKQRVVDEERRRREREVAEKKADRLMKQGIRLHAKATKAVAAQNMMRRAQRLLSETSEAETKEKVADIRFPEPAPCGKTPIMAKEISKAFGSNIVFSGINLAIDKGSRVVILGYNGAGKTTTLRILAGEDKPDTGEVIYGHGCKIGYFAQEHDTLELDATVLENLQHVAPDLDDTHARSILGSFLFSGDDAFKPAKVLSGGEQTRLALATLVTSRANVLLLDEPTNNLDPVSRDEILKAIAKYEGAIILVTHDEGAVKALNPERVLLMPDGDEDLWSDDYLDLVAEE; via the coding sequence ATGGCAATCGAGGGGAAAGGTCTGGAAATTCAGATCGGAGCCAGGACTCTGCTCAATCCGACTGATTTTCATGTGAACAAAGGCGACAAGATCGGCCTGGTGGGCCGCAACGGTGCCGGCAAGACCACACTCACCCGCGTCATCACCGGCGACATGCTCCCCTCGGCGGGCAAGGTCCGCATCTCCGGAAAGCTCGGCTACCTCCCGCAGGACACGCATGCCGACGACCCCGAGCAGACCGCGCTCGACCGCATGATGAGCGCGCGCGACATCGCCAGCATCATCAAGCGCATGCGCAAGGCCGAGAAGGACATGACCAGCGAGGACCCGAAGGTCATGGAAAAGGCGATGGACAAGTACGACAAGGCCATGCAGGCGTTCGAGAAGGCCGGCGGCTATGCGGCGCAGTCCGAGGCGATTTCGATGGCCGCTAGCCTTGGCCTGCCCAACGAGACGATGCAACAGCCCATCGGCACGCTTTCCGGCGGCCAGAAACGACGCATCGAGCTGGCGCGAATCCTGTATTCCGACGCCGACACGTTGATCCTCGACGAGCCAACCAACCACTTGGACGCCGACTCCATCGAATGGCTACGTGGCTACTTGAAGCGTTTCGAGGGTGGATTCCTCGTCATCTCCCACTCCACCGAGCTGCTCGACGAGGTGGTGAACAAGGTCTGGCATCTCGATGCGCAGACCGCGCAGATCGACATGTATTCGCTGGGTTGGAAGGCCTATCTCAAGCAGCGCGTCGTCGACGAGGAGCGTCGCCGCCGTGAGCGCGAGGTGGCCGAGAAGAAGGCCGACCGACTGATGAAGCAGGGCATCCGCCTGCACGCCAAGGCCACCAAGGCCGTCGCCGCGCAGAACATGATGCGCCGCGCCCAGCGCCTGCTCAGCGAGACCAGCGAGGCCGAGACCAAGGAGAAGGTGGCCGATATCCGCTTTCCCGAGCCAGCGCCGTGCGGCAAGACGCCGATCATGGCCAAGGAGATCTCGAAGGCGTTCGGCTCCAACATCGTGTTCAGCGGCATCAACCTCGCCATCGACAAGGGCTCGCGCGTGGTCATCCTGGGTTACAACGGCGCGGGCAAGACCACGACGCTGCGCATCCTGGCCGGCGAGGACAAGCCCGACACCGGCGAGGTCATTTACGGCCACGGCTGCAAGATCGGCTATTTCGCGCAGGAGCACGACACCTTGGAGCTTGACGCGACCGTGCTCGAGAACCTCCAGCACGTCGCCCCCGACCTCGACGACACCCACGCCCGCTCGATTCTCGGCAGCTTCCTCTTCTCTGGTGACGACGCGTTCAAGCCAGCGAAGGTGCTTTCCGGCGGCGAGCAGACCAGGCTCGCGCTGGCCACGCTGGTGACCTCGCGCGCCAACGTGCTGCTGCTTGACGAGCCGACCAACAACCTCGACCCGGTCTCGCGCGACGAGATCCTCAAGGCCATCGCCAAATACGAGGGCGCCATCATTCTGGTGACCCACGACGAGGGCGCGGTCAAGGCGCTCAACCCTGAGCGCGTGCTGCTGATGCCCGACGGTGACGAGGACCTGTGGAGCGACGACTATCTCGACTTAGTCGCCGAGGAGTAG